In Leopardus geoffroyi isolate Oge1 chromosome D1, O.geoffroyi_Oge1_pat1.0, whole genome shotgun sequence, a single window of DNA contains:
- the LOC123602412 gene encoding LOW QUALITY PROTEIN: RNA polymerase II subunit A C-terminal domain phosphatase SSU72-like (The sequence of the model RefSeq protein was modified relative to this genomic sequence to represent the inferred CDS: inserted 2 bases in 2 codons) — translation MPPSALGVAVVCMINMNRSMEAHSILQKRGFSVRSFGAMSLVRLPGPTRCRPHPMRYDFSTRYMHMYDDLSRKDPECYRGNGILRVLERKERIKPHPERFQECSDSFEVIFTCEERVYDRVVQELCAREQVTFRAVHVMDVDIEDTWEEATFGXFLICELCQXQQADDMEDSLDQLLQAAEEKTGKSILHTVCFY, via the exons ATGCCCCCGTCAGCTCTCGGGGTGGCTGTGGTGTGCATGATCAACATGAACAGGAGCATGGAAGCCCACAGTATCCTCCAGAAGAGAGGGTTCAGCGTGCGCTCTTTTGGAGCCATGTCTCTGGTGAGGCTCCCAGGACCCACACGCTGTCGTCCGCATCCCATGAGGTACGATTTCTCCACAAGGTACATGCACATGTATGACGACCTCTCCAGGAAAGACCCGGAATGCTACCGCGGCAACGGAATCCTGCGCGtcttggagaggaaggagagaatcaaGCCTCACCCAGAAAGGTTTCAGGAGTGCAGCGACTCCTTCGAAGTCATTTTCACCTGCGAGGAGAGGGTATACGACCGAGTGGTGCAAGAGCTGTGTGCCAGGGAGCAGGTGACCTTCCGGGCTGTGCACGTGATGGATGTGGACATCGAGGACACCTGGGAGGAGGCCACCTTCG CGTTCCTTATCTGTGAGCTGTGCC AGCAGCAGGCAGACGACATGGAAGACAGTCTGGATCAGCTGCTGCAGGcagcagaggagaaaacaggaaagagcaTTCTTCACACGGTCTGCTTTTACTGA